In the Enterococcus saigonensis genome, one interval contains:
- a CDS encoding DsrE family protein: MKVVFHVDEVEKWQEATRNIQNLLNLVQDAEIVLVANGSGVQSYQLEHAQKFISKYPNVSFHACKNALKAFLMENAVPEGVTVVSAGVLDLIQLQEAGFTYIKP; the protein is encoded by the coding sequence ATGAAAGTTGTATTTCATGTAGATGAAGTTGAAAAGTGGCAAGAAGCAACACGAAATATTCAGAATTTACTTAACTTAGTGCAAGACGCTGAAATTGTTTTAGTGGCAAATGGCAGCGGAGTTCAAAGCTATCAATTGGAACATGCCCAAAAGTTTATTTCCAAATATCCGAATGTTTCCTTTCATGCTTGTAAAAATGCTTTAAAAGCATTTTTAATGGAAAATGCAGTTCCTGAGGGAGTAACAGTTGTATCTGCAGGAGTTTTAGATTTAATTCAATTACAAGAAGCTGGATTTACTTATATCAAACCATAA
- a CDS encoding MucBP domain-containing protein yields the protein MKNSVKLYLFLLGVFISLSITTPGYATKLVTKLTNHTNLHDYGYFIQLPGSYTPAENIFIMQRGAKTTVDSFTGSATSEQLIVDANTPSSSATIHNVGWYNGHSVSVHVSLHKNLDNFAGGTLSLAKESFLNLTIDGDVEVSYEFFDETNTPLAITTTVNCNQLNKQFYFGVTNVSFKTLHAYEPTNIFSRTWRDDKGIYWVTYHNEVDGAATGDTKQQLEIVTQPTKSIRFIYHNNTRNPVNVPYHPQFIAKPEFGAAYANSLILDKPESVLTLSSQQIIPKVPDNQKPNKLALYFDLTNILQSQQYHFENIRIDNFDGEDVTSLFTSQLQGNTLVVTANNPTDSRLCETTLSYHVNFKWQRYKHPVSDRFIENNKLSLFYAIRTEIQNSERAFDTTTSAHLAINYQGKVHVTFVDENNHSLQNTLVKSGILTQTFDVSKLYPEIPNYIPIKNTVTEDSGIYTLDTPTITHRYQRSMILSLKNLGDTLLVSRFNNQSLLHIWFKHEAGKNIKLMAKLQNKKIVIKQYTAAQSDVQDNVYFDVPKNWLNKKVSFYLEDDLENISNIEQRTLIKEEKPTLIVPDNLSFGNQEVPPTDRFIKLSNNPLLHIKDDSQLDKGTWRIKVKLKKEMTSKDGQLLKHALYLNDEKTQNKKIMNNEEQLVASGNGNKIINLTKLLELKLSPSNSSGSYQGEIIWSLEDAPL from the coding sequence ATGAAAAACTCAGTGAAGCTGTATCTATTTTTATTAGGCGTCTTTATTAGTTTGAGTATCACTACCCCAGGGTATGCAACTAAATTGGTTACAAAGCTAACAAATCATACAAATTTGCATGACTATGGTTATTTTATACAATTGCCAGGATCTTATACACCAGCAGAAAATATCTTTATAATGCAACGCGGTGCTAAGACAACCGTTGATTCTTTTACAGGTTCTGCCACCAGTGAACAACTTATAGTTGATGCTAACACGCCTTCAAGTAGTGCAACGATTCATAATGTGGGCTGGTATAACGGTCATAGTGTATCGGTACATGTTTCACTTCATAAAAATCTCGACAATTTTGCTGGAGGCACGCTTTCTCTAGCAAAAGAATCTTTTTTAAATTTAACTATTGATGGCGATGTTGAGGTCTCTTATGAATTTTTTGATGAAACAAATACTCCATTAGCTATCACTACCACCGTTAATTGTAACCAATTAAATAAGCAGTTTTATTTTGGTGTAACGAATGTGTCCTTCAAAACACTTCATGCCTATGAGCCAACTAATATTTTTTCTAGAACTTGGCGCGATGACAAGGGTATTTATTGGGTAACCTATCATAATGAAGTAGACGGTGCTGCTACAGGTGATACAAAACAGCAACTAGAAATCGTGACACAGCCAACAAAAAGTATTCGTTTTATTTATCATAATAATACAAGAAATCCAGTCAATGTTCCCTATCACCCTCAATTTATTGCTAAACCTGAATTTGGAGCGGCATATGCTAATTCTCTGATTTTAGATAAACCAGAATCTGTTCTAACACTTTCGTCGCAACAAATCATTCCAAAAGTACCAGATAATCAGAAACCAAATAAGTTAGCACTTTACTTTGATTTAACCAATATATTGCAGTCACAACAATATCATTTTGAAAATATTAGAATAGATAATTTTGATGGTGAAGATGTAACGAGTCTTTTTACTTCACAATTACAGGGTAATACTCTTGTAGTAACAGCCAATAATCCAACTGATTCCCGTCTTTGTGAAACTACTTTATCTTATCATGTGAATTTTAAGTGGCAACGTTATAAACATCCTGTATCGGATCGTTTTATTGAAAATAATAAGTTATCTCTTTTTTATGCAATAAGAACAGAAATTCAAAATAGTGAACGCGCGTTTGATACTACCACATCAGCTCATTTGGCTATCAATTACCAAGGAAAAGTCCATGTCACTTTTGTTGATGAAAATAATCATTCTCTGCAAAATACTCTAGTTAAGTCCGGCATTTTAACACAGACTTTTGATGTTTCAAAACTTTATCCAGAAATTCCAAACTATATACCAATCAAAAACACAGTTACGGAAGATTCTGGTATCTATACCTTGGATACTCCAACAATTACTCATCGTTATCAAAGAAGTATGATTTTAAGTTTAAAAAATCTCGGGGATACTTTATTAGTTTCCCGCTTTAATAACCAAAGTTTACTACATATTTGGTTCAAACATGAAGCAGGTAAAAATATTAAACTTATGGCAAAACTTCAGAATAAAAAGATAGTAATCAAGCAATACACTGCTGCTCAAAGTGACGTTCAAGATAATGTTTATTTTGATGTACCCAAAAATTGGCTAAATAAGAAAGTTAGTTTTTATTTGGAAGATGATTTAGAAAATATTTCTAATATAGAGCAAAGAACGTTGATTAAAGAAGAAAAACCAACGTTAATCGTGCCTGATAACCTTTCTTTTGGAAATCAAGAAGTTCCTCCTACAGACAGATTTATAAAGCTGTCTAATAATCCTTTGCTCCATATTAAAGATGACAGCCAGTTGGATAAGGGAACATGGAGAATCAAAGTTAAACTCAAAAAAGAAATGACTTCCAAAGACGGTCAACTACTAAAACACGCGCTTTATCTTAACGATGAAAAAACGCAAAATAAAAAGATAATGAATAACGAAGAACAACTTGTCGCTTCTGGTAATGGCAATAAAATAATAAACTTAACAAAACTATTAGAGTTAAAACTATCACCATCTAATTCGTCAGGAAGTTATCAAGGAGAAATTATTTGGTCTTTAGAAGATGCACCTTTATAA
- a CDS encoding LacI family DNA-binding transcriptional regulator, which yields MKKITINEVAQEAGVSKTTISRFLNHNYGNMSKETKARIEEVIKRLGYRPSKQAQALKSKHSYLIGVVVADISNMYSSLLLKGIGSILEKNGYQMIIMDASNSITKEKELLQRLLDQSVEGIILQPSSRQSEQYEFINKFNIPLLLVDRQTEPEEWTSVLTNNVAATKEVVNKALQKGYEDFFVLSEPIKNVSTREVRSQTVIQSVLKAGKQVQVIEANSKEELKSVIEAILLKPKKKLLFASNGRILMDSLAILINQTITMPDVIGITGFDDWSLTELVGPGITSIEQPSRKIGEIAAEELLTILRNGNKNVTEIIVPSTIRWRKSV from the coding sequence ATGAAAAAAATAACCATCAATGAGGTTGCCCAAGAAGCAGGGGTATCAAAGACGACCATTTCGCGCTTTTTAAATCATAATTACGGCAATATGTCTAAAGAAACCAAAGCAAGAATTGAAGAAGTCATCAAACGCCTTGGTTATAGACCAAGTAAACAAGCACAAGCATTAAAATCAAAACACAGTTACTTGATAGGCGTTGTGGTGGCGGATATCTCAAATATGTATTCTTCATTATTACTGAAAGGAATTGGGTCAATTCTTGAAAAAAATGGCTATCAAATGATTATTATGGATGCAAGTAACTCGATTACAAAGGAAAAAGAATTACTACAACGATTACTTGATCAGAGTGTTGAAGGAATTATTTTGCAGCCATCTTCACGTCAGTCAGAACAATATGAATTTATCAATAAATTTAATATTCCATTATTATTAGTAGATCGTCAAACGGAACCAGAAGAATGGACTTCTGTTTTGACAAACAATGTTGCTGCTACAAAAGAAGTAGTAAATAAAGCCTTGCAAAAAGGTTATGAGGATTTTTTTGTTCTTAGTGAACCGATAAAAAATGTCAGCACTCGGGAAGTACGTTCGCAAACGGTTATTCAGAGTGTTTTAAAAGCGGGTAAACAAGTTCAAGTAATTGAAGCCAATAGTAAAGAAGAACTAAAAAGTGTGATTGAAGCGATTCTTCTGAAACCAAAAAAAAAGCTACTATTTGCTTCAAATGGTCGCATTTTAATGGATAGTTTAGCCATTTTGATTAATCAAACGATTACTATGCCCGATGTAATAGGAATTACAGGTTTTGATGATTGGAGTTTAACAGAATTGGTGGGTCCAGGTATTACAAGTATCGAACAACCTTCACGAAAAATTGGAGAAATCGCAGCAGAAGAGTTACTAACTATATTGCGGAATGGAAACAAAAATGTGACAGAAATTATTGTGCCTTCTACAATTCGTTGGCGCAAATCTGTTTAA
- a CDS encoding ABC transporter ATP-binding protein, whose product MKLIGVSKKINNKLILENINLEANPGEIVGLVGPNGAGKTTTMKIMSGLIVNFEGEVQQKNNVGMLIDGPKFFPNKTARENLQYFASMVEDSYDFNFIEKIFDMTEYKKKKVKSFSLGMKQRLGMGLALINKSELLILDEPMNGLDPDGVKQTIKTLKMLAEKMKITIVISSHILDDLEKLCDRVYFIRNGEIVRHLDLKNESSLCFQFIFTENQQLDGKEILQQYRSFKELGPNTLIIEERDRKMAIRELVRQEIIPVEIRKYHESLTDAYFELADGQGGTR is encoded by the coding sequence ATGAAATTAATAGGAGTTTCAAAAAAAATCAACAATAAACTTATTTTAGAAAATATTAATCTTGAAGCAAACCCTGGTGAAATTGTGGGTTTAGTAGGACCTAATGGAGCAGGTAAAACAACAACTATGAAAATTATGAGTGGATTAATTGTTAATTTTGAAGGAGAAGTTCAACAGAAAAATAACGTTGGAATGTTAATTGACGGACCGAAATTTTTTCCGAATAAAACGGCGAGAGAAAACTTGCAGTATTTTGCTTCAATGGTTGAAGATTCTTATGACTTCAACTTTATTGAGAAGATATTTGATATGACAGAATATAAGAAAAAGAAGGTCAAATCTTTTTCATTGGGGATGAAACAAAGACTGGGAATGGGATTGGCTTTAATAAATAAAAGTGAGTTACTAATTTTAGATGAGCCAATGAATGGCCTAGACCCAGATGGTGTCAAACAAACAATTAAAACTTTGAAAATGTTAGCGGAAAAAATGAAGATTACGATTGTTATTTCAAGCCATATTTTAGACGATTTAGAAAAACTATGTGATCGCGTTTATTTTATTAGAAATGGTGAAATTGTCCGGCATTTAGATTTAAAAAATGAAAGTAGTTTGTGTTTTCAGTTTATTTTTACAGAAAATCAACAGCTTGATGGTAAGGAGATATTGCAACAATATCGTTCATTTAAAGAGCTTGGGCCTAATACTTTGATAATTGAAGAACGAGATAGAAAAATGGCAATAAGAGAATTAGTTCGGCAAGAGATTATTCCTGTGGAAATAAGAAAATATCATGAAAGTCTAACTGATGCGTATTTTGAATTAGCTGATGGACAAGGAGGAACTCGATGA
- a CDS encoding DUF916 and DUF3324 domain-containing protein, whose amino-acid sequence MHQCNNFKRWALFKPIFFLSFITIIWFTFPSKVIASKNYVSFQAEAILPDNQQSQASYYDLKVVAGSKQALQLRLKNTSEKTVTVKIEANNGCTNKNGALDYSDPNQKLLGGPTFKDMISPSQVVTLKKGETKKISFQLTIPKKGFNGTILGGFYLYEIEKKNDEKKDGLQLTNKFAYTIGVKLIENEVNIAPQLLLAKVKPGLDNGYLTLFATLENPKAVLLSRLDMDAYVTKKNQKDKIQEVIKKVSFAPRCTFNLPLSWKNTPLKSGNYTLTVLLQDSSGKKWKLAKDFKIDQKDETLNKKAVRVPKEKRSVWLYGIIAICLIVIFILLAYILKLRQKKSLP is encoded by the coding sequence ATGCACCAATGTAATAACTTTAAAAGGTGGGCGCTTTTCAAGCCCATCTTTTTTCTTAGTTTTATCACCATCATCTGGTTTACTTTTCCTTCAAAAGTCATAGCATCTAAAAACTATGTAAGCTTTCAAGCTGAAGCCATTTTACCGGATAATCAACAATCTCAAGCAAGCTATTACGATTTAAAAGTAGTTGCGGGTAGTAAGCAAGCTTTGCAGTTGCGTTTGAAAAATACTAGTGAGAAAACAGTTACTGTAAAAATAGAAGCCAATAATGGATGTACCAATAAAAATGGCGCTTTAGATTATTCTGATCCTAATCAAAAACTTTTAGGCGGACCTACTTTCAAAGATATGATAAGCCCATCTCAAGTTGTAACACTGAAAAAAGGCGAAACAAAAAAAATATCTTTTCAGCTAACTATACCGAAAAAAGGGTTTAATGGTACGATTTTAGGTGGATTCTACCTTTATGAAATTGAAAAGAAAAATGATGAAAAAAAAGATGGACTTCAGTTGACCAATAAGTTTGCTTATACCATTGGTGTAAAGCTTATAGAAAACGAAGTCAACATCGCACCACAACTACTACTTGCCAAGGTGAAACCAGGACTTGATAACGGCTACCTTACGTTATTTGCAACATTAGAAAATCCCAAAGCTGTGTTGCTGAGCCGGCTCGACATGGATGCCTATGTTACCAAGAAAAATCAAAAAGACAAAATCCAAGAAGTAATAAAAAAAGTCTCTTTTGCTCCACGTTGTACTTTTAATTTACCTCTTTCATGGAAAAATACACCTTTAAAATCCGGAAACTATACTTTAACTGTTCTTTTACAAGATAGCTCTGGCAAAAAGTGGAAATTAGCCAAAGATTTTAAAATTGATCAAAAAGATGAAACATTAAATAAAAAAGCTGTTCGTGTTCCAAAAGAAAAAAGGTCTGTCTGGCTGTATGGTATTATTGCGATCTGCCTTATCGTAATATTTATTTTATTAGCTTACATCTTGAAGTTACGCCAAAAAAAAAGCTTGCCTTAG
- a CDS encoding sugar phosphate isomerase/epimerase family protein — MEKNKIVLNFLAFAKKIENGAQQNELFAQIAALGFQAVEIRREYFKDITKEIPLIKKEAERLQLELFYSVPDEVYINGEVNPKLKRYIDEANSMGVKQIKWNIGDFTGELHLKEMKALVDKGVAITIENDQTQTSGTIAAIKKYMTAVKATDLGIGYVYDLGNWRFVGQDEVKAAEELAEYVHYIHVKDVRYENDQPQATGLDHGVIDWRKVLGILPANLPIAIEYPTTTDEEILEAKLLLEEEVK; from the coding sequence ATGGAGAAAAATAAAATCGTACTTAACTTCTTAGCTTTTGCAAAAAAAATTGAGAATGGTGCTCAACAAAATGAATTATTCGCACAAATAGCTGCTCTAGGATTTCAAGCGGTAGAAATCCGCAGAGAATATTTTAAAGATATCACAAAAGAAATTCCGCTGATTAAAAAAGAAGCGGAACGTCTACAACTTGAATTATTTTATAGTGTACCAGATGAAGTCTATATTAACGGTGAAGTAAATCCTAAATTAAAGAGATATATAGACGAAGCAAATAGTATGGGTGTTAAACAGATTAAATGGAATATCGGAGATTTTACAGGTGAGCTACATTTGAAAGAAATGAAAGCGCTTGTTGACAAGGGCGTAGCAATTACAATTGAAAATGATCAAACCCAAACCTCGGGGACTATTGCAGCAATAAAAAAATATATGACTGCTGTAAAAGCAACAGATTTAGGTATTGGTTATGTCTATGATTTAGGCAACTGGCGTTTTGTGGGTCAAGATGAAGTCAAAGCAGCTGAAGAATTAGCAGAATATGTGCATTACATTCACGTCAAAGATGTTCGTTATGAAAATGATCAACCACAAGCAACAGGATTAGATCACGGTGTTATTGATTGGCGCAAAGTACTAGGTATTTTACCAGCTAATCTTCCGATTGCTATTGAATATCCAACTACTACTGATGAAGAAATCCTTGAAGCAAAATTACTTTTAGAGGAGGAAGTAAAATGA
- a CDS encoding helix-turn-helix domain-containing protein, with the protein MQTFLTKTSQKKIRMFNFLLEEKKWRTIKEIQDLLELSAKSIILYAEELEHLFKKYNGQIELKNENNQRFFLFKEEDFPIYNIYLHYYYQSYNYYLIDFIYHNPYKNLEDFADKQFTSVSTVFRYAKLLVPYFKRCKIKFHPFALELDANEANIRAFFYYFYWNSTRRGGWPFKSSQKKILKYVSQFEKVYKISLLSLQKRIFSYWLAIILDRFTIYPVKLDTHTEKIAAADENFSLVNIWLSQCDLVFPIPEQLFLYQVLYSFGVIDGNRLYEKSHAKAHQLNNSTSYAAVTNLQRVIQDDFQFKLDTKDSELLFNFIAFHERSQLFFGNTDVFFNYSFIKKLQRQQKEVAHIILDFYRHLQLVAPENVRQLLKNKEQLFLSYYYILDYYDLPLKKQEPIKILIADDLHHTHRLWLMNKVKNYFGNAYPLSFYDYELDVSRADLVISNYYFDTDQTPLLLMKNFPTERNWRTLEKLLYKISHKKQAEQTYK; encoded by the coding sequence ATGCAGACTTTCTTAACAAAAACCTCGCAGAAAAAAATACGGATGTTTAATTTTTTACTAGAAGAAAAGAAATGGCGCACTATAAAAGAAATACAAGATTTGCTTGAACTATCAGCAAAATCAATTATTCTCTACGCAGAAGAATTAGAACATTTGTTTAAGAAATATAATGGCCAAATTGAATTAAAAAATGAAAATAATCAACGTTTTTTTCTTTTTAAGGAAGAAGATTTTCCAATTTATAATATTTATTTACACTACTACTATCAGTCTTACAACTATTACTTAATTGATTTTATTTATCATAATCCATATAAAAATTTAGAAGACTTTGCTGATAAACAGTTTACTAGCGTCTCTACTGTTTTTCGCTACGCTAAATTGCTTGTTCCTTATTTTAAACGTTGTAAAATAAAGTTTCATCCATTTGCATTAGAACTTGATGCCAACGAGGCAAATATACGTGCTTTCTTTTATTACTTTTATTGGAATTCTACTAGACGCGGTGGCTGGCCGTTCAAGAGCTCGCAGAAAAAAATATTAAAGTATGTTTCACAGTTTGAAAAAGTCTACAAAATATCCTTGCTTTCTTTACAAAAACGTATATTCAGTTACTGGTTAGCAATCATTTTAGATCGTTTTACCATTTATCCAGTTAAATTGGATACTCATACTGAGAAGATTGCTGCGGCAGATGAAAATTTTTCATTAGTAAATATTTGGCTCTCCCAATGTGATCTTGTTTTTCCAATTCCTGAGCAATTGTTTTTATACCAAGTTCTTTATTCCTTTGGAGTAATTGATGGAAATCGTCTATATGAGAAAAGTCATGCAAAAGCACATCAACTAAATAACAGTACATCTTATGCAGCAGTAACAAACTTGCAACGAGTCATACAAGACGACTTCCAATTCAAACTGGATACAAAGGATTCGGAGTTACTCTTTAATTTCATTGCCTTTCATGAGCGTAGCCAGTTGTTTTTCGGAAATACAGATGTTTTTTTCAATTACTCGTTTATAAAAAAATTGCAACGACAACAAAAAGAAGTGGCACACATTATTTTAGATTTTTATCGGCACTTACAACTTGTTGCACCAGAAAATGTACGACAGCTATTAAAAAACAAAGAGCAGTTATTTCTAAGCTATTATTATATTTTAGATTATTATGACTTACCGCTCAAAAAGCAAGAACCTATAAAAATCCTAATAGCTGACGATTTACATCATACACATCGACTTTGGCTGATGAACAAAGTTAAAAATTACTTTGGCAATGCTTATCCGTTATCCTTTTATGATTATGAACTAGATGTCTCTCGTGCAGATTTAGTAATCTCAAATTATTATTTTGATACGGACCAAACACCACTTTTACTTATGAAAAACTTTCCAACCGAAAGAAACTGGCGCACATTAGAAAAATTACTTTATAAAATTAGTCACAAAAAACAAGCTGAACAGACGTATAAATAA
- a CDS encoding WxL domain-containing protein — protein MKKKILASLTFSTLILSVATPTVFAADNTLVTNEADVTLQPGSGTNVKPVVDPTGDTDETPETGATGALTIPFASSISFGSQEIQPNDTTYYAQNQRPFVQVNDTRGDMKGWTLSVSVSEFKGAKNQKPLKGAQLSFMNGKVVTQKNTSTPPTISSERIDLNQSFQPVMVAEKGQGAGAWATLFEGKKGHNEKVKLFVPQAGVEAQAYTASLTWGLTDAPM, from the coding sequence ATGAAAAAGAAAATTTTAGCATCACTTACTTTTAGTACTTTGATTTTATCTGTTGCTACACCAACAGTATTTGCCGCAGACAATACTCTCGTAACCAATGAGGCCGATGTGACACTACAACCAGGTTCTGGTACAAACGTAAAACCCGTTGTTGATCCTACAGGCGACACAGATGAAACACCAGAAACCGGCGCAACAGGTGCTCTTACGATTCCATTTGCTTCAAGTATTAGTTTTGGAAGTCAAGAAATACAACCCAATGATACTACCTACTATGCTCAAAACCAGCGACCTTTTGTTCAAGTAAATGATACTCGCGGTGATATGAAAGGTTGGACATTATCAGTTTCAGTTTCTGAATTTAAAGGTGCAAAAAATCAAAAGCCGTTAAAAGGTGCTCAATTAAGTTTTATGAATGGTAAAGTAGTGACACAAAAGAATACTTCCACTCCTCCAACCATTAGTTCAGAAAGAATTGATTTGAATCAATCCTTTCAACCGGTCATGGTTGCTGAAAAAGGACAAGGTGCTGGTGCCTGGGCGACATTATTTGAAGGAAAAAAAGGGCACAACGAAAAAGTAAAATTATTTGTACCACAAGCAGGCGTAGAAGCACAAGCCTATACTGCTAGTTTGACATGGGGATTAACCGATGCACCAATGTAA